The Punica granatum isolate Tunisia-2019 chromosome 4, ASM765513v2, whole genome shotgun sequence genome has a window encoding:
- the LOC116203762 gene encoding 60S ribosomal protein L5: MAFVKAQKSKAYFKRYQVKFKRRREGKTDYRARIRLINQDKNKYNTPKYRFVVRFSNKDIVAQIVSATIAGDVVLAAAYAHELPHYGLEVGLTNYAAAYCTGLLLARRVLKMLEMDGEYEGNVEATGEDYSVEPAGERRPFRALLDVGLVRTTTGNRVFGALKGALDGGLDIPHSDKRFAGFSKDSKQLDVDVHRKYIYGGHITAYMSTLMEDEPEKYQSQFSEYIKRGIEADNIEAMYKKVHAAIRAEPTLKKSEKQPPKEHKRYNLKKLTYEERKARLIERLNALNSAAGDEDEDDE; encoded by the exons ATG GCATTCGTCAAGGCTCAGAAGTCGAAGGCCTACTTCAAGAGGTACCAGGTCAAGTTCAAGAGAAGGAGAG AAGGAAAGACCGACTACAGGGCGAGAATTCGCCTGATTAATCAGGATAAGAACAAGTATAACACTCCCAAGTATCGCTTTGTGGTTCGATTT TCCAACAAGGATATTGTTGCCCAAATTGTATCTGCTACTATTGCTGGTGATGTGGTCCTTGCGGCAGCCTATGCCCATGAGCTTCCTCATTATGGGCTTGAAGTTGGTCTTACTAACTATGCTGCTG CATATTGCACTGGACTTCTCCTGGCTCGCCGGGTGTTGAAAATGCTTGAGATGGATGGAGAATATGAGGGCAATGTGGAG GCTACTGGAGAGGATTACTCGGTGGAGCCTGCTGGAGAGAGGAGGCCTTTCCGTGCTCTTCTAGACGTTGGTCTCGTGAGAACAACCACTGGTAACCGTGTCTTTGGTGCCCTGAAG GGAGCATTGGATGGTGGTCTTGATATTCCTCACAGCGACAAGAGGTTCGCTGGGTTCTCGAAGGATAGCAAGCAGCTTGATGTGGATGTTCACCGCAAGTATATTTATGGTGGTCATATTACTGCGTACATGAGT ACCTTGATGGAGGATGAACCCGAAAAGTATCAATCCCAATTCAGTGAATATATCAAGAGGGGCATTGAGGCCGATAACATCGAGGCAATGTACAAGAAGGTTCATGCTGCTATTCGTGCTGAACCCACATTGAAGAAGTCAGAGAAGCAACCACCCAAGGAACACAAGAG GTACAACCTCAAGAAGCTTACGTACGAGGAGAGGAAGGCTCGGTTGATCGAGCGACTGAATGCTCTCAATTCAGCTGCTGGCgacgaagatgaagatgaCGAATGA
- the LOC116203761 gene encoding protein CHROMATIN REMODELING 35-like, with protein sequence MSSLTRKRSSAATDYSDPFAIGHMLHELDWGKYGSVTKDIEALIARKIQRLGPLMMMHPNPPKPSVGSESSPDYDDLQTPSHGGRKNAVDLEEKGAINDASAAVQTVLILDSDEEDEKDLKPSYPFEEILLPKPIGLVLTGENRGKDRRRLPREEGESERKKDTGEYVGVEDDGDELLEDDGFGDIWKEMNMALEISKDVAEDSSHDDYMSEDEEEDEEEDEQCDHSFVLKDDIGYVCRVCGVIDRRIETIVEIQYHKAKRSTRTYISDSRSVKDRDLSGIFGVKLSVNELEVTDIAAHPRHMKQMKPHQVEGFNFLVSNLVSENPGGCILAHAPGSGKTFMIISFMQSFLAKYPDARPLVVLPKGILATWKKEFQTWQVEDLPLLDFYTKKADKRFQQLDILKQWDEQKSILFLGYKQFSTIVCDSGISDTSKCCQKILLERPTILILDEGHTPRNENTDVLQSLAKVQTKRKVVLSGTLYQNHVKEVFNILNLVRPKFLRMDSSKAIVRRIMSRVDMQGRGAMRKQSKTGADAAFYDLVEHTLQKDMDLDRKATVIQDLREMTKKVLHYYKGDFLDELPGLVDFTVVLNLSGLQKQEVKKLKQLARKFKITAQGSAVYLHPALHSADDTSVRSDAEMDELLGKINVRQGVKAKFFLSMLKLCESAGEKLLVFSQYLTPLKFLERLVVKERGWCLGKEVFVISGETNAELREWSMERFNNSPDARVFFGSIKACGEGISLVGASRIIILDVHLNPSVTRQAIGRAFRPGQKKKVYAYRLVAADSPEEDDHSTCFKKEKISKMWFEWNEHCGSREFEVDPVEVAECGDEFLEIPMLREDVKALYKR encoded by the exons ATGTCTTCGTTGACACGGAAAAGATCCAGTGCTGCCACCGACTATTCCGACCCATTTGCCATTGGACACATGTTGCATGAGCTGGATTGGGGCAAATATGGTAGTGTCACCAAGGACATAGAAGCGCTGATTGCCAGAAAGATACAGCGCTTAGGACCTTTGATGATGATGCATCCGAACCCTCCAAAGCCTTCGGTCGGTTCAGAGTCAAGCCCGGATTACGACGACTTACAAACCCCCTCTCATGGGGGACGGAAGAATGCCGTTGATTTGGAGGAGAAGGGAGCAATTAATGATGCTTCAGCAGCAGTACAAACTGTTCTGATTCTGGATTCAGATGAGGAGGATGAGAAGGATTTGAAGCCTTCATATCCTTTTGAGGAGATCTTATTGCCGAAACCCATCGGGCTAGTTCTCACTGGGGAGAATAGG GGTAAAGATCGCAGGAGATTGCCTCGAGAAGAAGGTGAAAGTGAACGGAAAAAAGACACGGGTGAATATGTAGGCGTGGAGGACGATGGAGATGAATTGCTTGAAGATGATGGATTTGGTGATATTTGGAAGGAGATGAATATGGCTCTAGAAATCTCAAAG GATGTTGCTGAAGATTCTTCACATGATGATTATATGAGTGAagatgaggaagaagatgaggaagaGGATGAGCAATGTGATCATTCTTTTGTCTTGAAGGATGATATAGGTTATGTTTGCCGTGTTTGTGGGGTCATAGATAGAAGAATCGAAACCATAGTTGAGATCCAGTACCATAAG GCTAAGAGGAGCACGCGAACCTACATCTCTGATTCTCGAAGTGTCAAAGACCGCGATCTTAGTGGTATATTTGGAGTCAAGCTTTCCGTGAATGAGCTGGAAGTCACCGATATAGCTGCTCACCCGAGACACATGAAGCAGATGAAGCCTCACCAGGTGGAGGGCTTCAACTTTCTAGTAAGCAACTTGGTGAGTGAGAATCCTGGTGGCTGCATTTTGGCCCATGCTCCTGGTTCAGGGAAGACTTTCATGATAATCAGCTTCATGCAGAGCTTTCTGGCCAAGTACCCAGATGCTAGACCTCTTGTTGTGCTCCCAAAGGGTATCCTAGCTACGTGGAAGAAGGAGTTCCAGACATGGCAAGTGGAGGACCTCCCTCTTTTAGATTTCTACACGAAGAAAGCCGATAAGCGTTTTCAACAGCTGGACATTCTGAAACAGTGGGATGAGCAGAAGAGCATCCTCTTCCTTGGCTACAAGCAGTTTTCAACCATTGTCTGTGATTCTGGGATCAGTGACACCTCCAAATGCTGCCAAAAGATTCTTCTTGAAAGGCCCACGATTCTCATCCTCGACGAAGGGCACACTCCTCGTAATGAGAACACAGATGTGTTGCAATCCCTCGCGAAGGTCCAGACCAAGAGGAAGGTTGTGCTCTCTGGGACCCTCTACCAGAACCATGTGAAGGAGGTATTCAACATACTGAACCTCGTCCGTCCAAAGTTTCTTAGGATGGACAGCTCCAAGGCAATTGTCAGGCGAATAATGAGCAGGGTGGACATGCAAGGGCGCGGAGCGATGAGGAAGCAGTCCAAGACAGGGGCTGATGCTGCATTCTATGATTTAGTGGAGCACACACTCcagaaggatatggacttggATCGAAAGGCGACAGTGATACAGGATCTCCGTGAGATGACAAAAAAGGTCCTCCACTACTACAAGGGAGATTTCCTGGATGAACTGCCTGGACTCGTGGACTTCACTGTGGTCCTCAACCTCAGCGGGCTACAGAAGCAGGAGGTAAAGAAGCTCAAGCAGTTGGCCCGAAAGTTCAAGATAACAGCCCAGGGGAGTGCAGTATACCTGCACCCTGCCCTCCACTCAGCCGATGATACTTCTGTGAGGAGTGATGCCGAGATGGACGAGCTTTTAGGGAAGATCAATGTGAGGCAGGGTGTCAAGGCTAAGTTCTTCTTGAGTATGCTTAAGCTGTGCGAGTCTGCTGGAGAGAAGCTCCTCGTGTTCAGTCAATACCTCACACCTCTGAAGTTCTTGGAGAGATTGGTGGTAAAAGAGAGAGGGTGGTGCTTGGGGAAGGAAGTCTTTGTGATATCCGGGGAAACGAATGCTGAGCTCCGAGAATGGTCAATGGAACGATTCAACAATTCTCCCGATGCCAGAGTCTTCTTTGGCTCCATCAAGGCTTGTGGAGAGGGGATTTCTTTGGTTGGAGCTTCGCGAATTATTATTCTTGATGTTCACCTCAACCCTTCGGTGACCCGCCAAGCTATAGGCCGAGCTTTCCGGCCTGGGCAAAAGAAGAAGGTCTATGCCTATAGACTAGTCGCAGCTGATTCACCCGAGGAGGACGACCACAGCACATGCttcaagaaggagaagatctcAAAGATGTGGTTTGAGTGGAATGAGCATTGCGGGTCTCGAGAGTTCGAGGTTGACCCTGTTGAGGTGGCTGAGTGCGGCGACGAATTCCTCGAGATCCCGATGCTGAGGGAAGATGTGAAAGCTTTGTACAAAAG GTGA
- the LOC116203763 gene encoding 60S ribosomal protein L5-like, whose translation MVFVKAQKSKAYFKRYQVKFKRRREGKTDYRARIRLINQDKNKYNTPKYRLVVRFSNKDIVAQIVSATIAGDVVLAAAHAHELPRYGLEVGLTNYAAAYCTGLLLARRVLKMLEMDSEYEGNVEATGEDYSVEPAGERRPFRALLDVGLIRTTTGNRVFGALKGALDGGLDIPHSDKRFAGFSKDSKQLDVDVHRKYIYGGHVAAYMSTLMEDEPEKYQSHFSEYIKRGIEADNIEAMYKKVHAAIRADPTLKKPEKQPPKEHKRYNLKKLTYEERKARLIERLNALNSAAGDEDEDDE comes from the exons ATG GTGTTTGTGAAGGCTCAGAAGTCGAAGGCCTACTTCAAGAGGTACCAGGTCAAGTTCAAGAGAAGGAGAG AAGGGAAGACCGACTACAGGGCGAGAATTCGCCTCATTAACCAGGACAAGAACAAGTACAACACCCCGAAGTACCGCTTGGTGGTTCGATTC TCCAACAAGGATATTGTTGCACAAATAGTATCCGCCACCATTGCTGGTGATGTTGTCCTTGCTGCAGCTCACGCCCATGAGCTGCCTCGTTATGGGCTTGAGGTTGGTCTCACAAACTATGCTGCCG CTTACTGCACCGGCCTTCTCTTGGCTCGCCGTGTGTTGAAGATGCTTGAGATGGACAGTGAATATGAAGGCAATGTGGAG GCAACTGGGGAGGATTACTCAGTTGAACCTGCTGGGGAAAGAAGGCCCTTCCGTGCCCTTCTTGATGTTGGCCTTATCAGAACCACAACTGGCAACCGTGTCTTTGGTGCACTTAAG GGGGCATTGGATGGTGGGCTTGATATTCCTCACAGTGACAAGAGGTTTGCTGGGTTCTCAAAGGATAGCAAGCAGCTTGATGTGGATGTTCATCGCAAGTATATTTATGGTGGCCATGTTGCTGCATACATGAGC ACCTTGATGGAGGACGAACCCGAAAAGTATCAGTCCCACTTCAGTGAATATATCAAAAGGGGTATTGAGGCCGATAACATTGAGGCAATGTACAAGAAGGTTCATGCTGCCATTCGTGCAGACCCCACATTGAAGAAGCCGGAGAAGCAACCGCCCAAGGAGCACAAGAG GTACAACCTTAAGAAGCTTACGTATGAGGAGAGGAAGGCTCGGTTGATCGAGCGACTGAACGCCCTCAATTCAGCTGCTGGTgacgaagatgaagatgatgagtGA